The Streptococcus pantholopis genome has a segment encoding these proteins:
- the tsaE gene encoding tRNA (adenosine(37)-N6)-threonylcarbamoyltransferase complex ATPase subunit type 1 TsaE: MFYSHSEEQMIAIGEQIGRKLQKGQVLVLTGDLGSGKTTLTKGLALGLGIGQMIKSPTYTIVREYEGRLPLYHLDVYRIGDDPDSIDLDDFLYGDGVTVIEWGELLADTLLEDYLEILISQNERGRQLNFISHGEASERLLKEIENDSKRITG; encoded by the coding sequence ATGTTTTACAGCCATAGTGAAGAACAAATGATTGCCATCGGTGAGCAGATTGGCCGAAAATTGCAAAAAGGGCAAGTGCTGGTTTTGACAGGCGACCTTGGATCGGGTAAGACGACTTTGACGAAGGGGCTGGCCCTTGGTCTGGGTATTGGCCAGATGATTAAAAGTCCGACCTACACCATTGTTCGTGAGTATGAGGGGCGCCTTCCTCTTTATCATCTGGATGTTTATCGAATCGGTGACGATCCTGATTCAATTGATTTGGATGATTTTCTTTATGGTGACGGTGTGACTGTTATTGAATGGGGAGAGCTTTTAGCTGATACGCTACTGGAGGATTACTTGGAAATACTGATCAGCCAAAATGAAAGGGGCCGGCAGCTTAATTTTATCAGTCATGGAGAGGCCTCTGAACGCCTGCTTAAGGAGATTGAAAATGACTCAAAAAGAATTACTGGTTGA
- a CDS encoding Cof-type HAD-IIB family hydrolase: protein MARKMIAIDLDGTLLHSDNTISVYTAETIRKVTARGHLVIIATGRPFSMAAAHYDHLGLTTPLISFNGALTHIPNQRWSQELSVTIDKRYLFDVLEQKQAFAADFIASEYRKKFYITMDNPGAIRPELFGVEKITDQMRLDPLKITQNPKGLLMQTRHEDKYALANDMRRYFNNELEIDSWGGPLNILEFSARGVNKAFALKHLLSIYKLTREELIAFGDEHNDTEMLALARTGYAMKNANPILLPYADEQLTLTNEEDGVAKELEKLFL from the coding sequence ATGGCTAGAAAAATGATTGCAATTGATTTAGATGGGACGCTCCTGCACAGCGACAACACTATATCGGTTTACACTGCGGAAACAATCAGAAAGGTCACAGCCAGAGGACATCTGGTTATCATTGCTACAGGCCGGCCCTTTTCAATGGCCGCAGCCCACTATGACCACCTAGGGCTGACTACTCCTTTGATCAGTTTTAACGGCGCTCTGACACATATTCCCAATCAGAGATGGTCTCAAGAGCTCAGTGTTACTATTGATAAGCGCTATTTATTTGACGTATTAGAGCAAAAACAAGCCTTTGCGGCTGATTTTATCGCCAGTGAGTACCGAAAAAAATTTTATATCACAATGGATAATCCTGGAGCTATCAGACCGGAATTGTTCGGTGTGGAAAAAATTACCGATCAGATGCGGCTGGATCCTCTGAAGATTACACAAAATCCAAAAGGACTGCTCATGCAGACCAGGCATGAAGACAAGTATGCGCTGGCAAATGATATGCGGCGGTATTTTAATAATGAATTGGAAATCGATTCTTGGGGCGGACCGCTGAATATCTTAGAATTTTCTGCTAGAGGTGTCAACAAGGCTTTTGCTCTAAAACACCTTCTTTCCATCTATAAGCTGACTAGAGAAGAATTAATTGCTTTTGGAGACGAACACAATGATACAGAAATGCTGGCCCTTGCCCGAACTGGCTATGCTATGAAAAATGCTAATCCTATTCTTCTGCCCTATGCTGATGAACAGCTAACTCTAACCAATGAAGAAGATGGTGTGGCAAAAGAATTGGAAAAATTATTCCTATAA
- a CDS encoding PTS sugar transporter subunit IIB, whose protein sequence is MGIGIIIASHGKFAEGIHQSGSMIFGDQDKVQTVTFMPSEGPDDLYAHFKDAVAQFDADDEILVLADLWSGSPFNQASRVMEENPERKMAIITGLSLPMLIQAYTERMMDANAGVEQVAANIIKEAKDGVKALPEALNPAEAPEAAPAAQETVQGAIPEGTVIGDGKLKINLARVDTRLLHGQVATNWTPASKANRIIVASDTVAQDELRKGLIKQAAPGGVKANVVPIKKLIEAAKDPRFGNTHALILFETPQEALEAIEGGVPITELNIGSMAHSTGKTMVNNVLSMDKDDVATFEKLRDLGVSFDVRKVPNDSPKDLFDLISKANVQ, encoded by the coding sequence ATGGGTATCGGTATTATCATTGCCAGCCACGGTAAATTTGCCGAAGGCATCCATCAGTCCGGTTCAATGATCTTTGGTGATCAGGACAAGGTCCAGACAGTCACTTTCATGCCAAGTGAAGGGCCGGATGACTTGTATGCACATTTCAAGGATGCTGTGGCACAATTTGACGCTGATGATGAAATCCTCGTACTGGCTGATCTTTGGAGCGGTTCACCGTTTAATCAAGCCAGCCGCGTGATGGAGGAAAATCCAGAACGCAAAATGGCTATCATCACCGGCCTCAGTTTGCCAATGCTTATTCAAGCCTACACAGAGCGGATGATGGACGCAAATGCTGGGGTTGAACAAGTTGCTGCCAATATCATAAAAGAGGCTAAGGATGGGGTCAAGGCTCTCCCAGAAGCACTTAATCCGGCAGAGGCCCCTGAAGCAGCTCCTGCTGCGCAGGAAACTGTTCAAGGCGCTATTCCTGAAGGAACCGTTATCGGTGACGGCAAGCTTAAAATCAATCTTGCCCGTGTCGATACACGTCTTCTGCACGGACAAGTTGCGACCAACTGGACACCGGCTTCAAAGGCAAACAGAATCATCGTGGCTTCGGATACTGTAGCACAGGATGAACTGCGCAAAGGCTTGATTAAGCAAGCAGCTCCCGGCGGCGTAAAAGCCAATGTTGTCCCAATTAAGAAATTAATTGAAGCGGCTAAGGATCCGCGCTTTGGCAATACGCATGCGCTTATCTTATTTGAAACACCGCAGGAAGCCCTAGAAGCGATTGAAGGCGGAGTGCCAATAACGGAACTGAATATCGGTTCAATGGCTCATTCAACCGGAAAAACTATGGTGAACAATGTCTTATCCATGGATAAAGATGATGTCGCCACATTTGAAAAATTGCGCGACCTAGGGGTCAGCTTTGATGTTCGTAAAGTGCCAAACGACTCACCAAAAGATTTGTTTGACCTAATCAGCAAAGCAAATGTCCAATAA
- a CDS encoding NCS2 family permease → MDKVFKLKEHGTDVRTEITAGLTTFFAMSYILFVNPSMLSQTGMPAQGVFLATIIGAVAGTLMMAFYANMPYAQAPGMGLNAFFTYTVVFSLGYSWQEALAMVFLCGLISIVITVTKVRKMIIESIPAALKSAISAGIGIFLAYVGIKNAGLLKFSIDPGTYSVSGEGAEEGLASITANSSATPGLVEFTNPAVILAIIGLIITAFFVVKNIKGGVIISIALTTVIAILIGVVDLSTVDLASNNVGTAFKELRSIFGVALGSQGLGSLFGDTARIPEVLMAILAFSLTDIFDTIGTLIGTGEKVGIIRAEEGGKGTNGLDRALFSDLVGTTVGAVAGTSNVTTYVESAAGIGAGGRTGLTALVVAVLFAISSLFSPLLAIVPNAATAPILIIVGIMMLSNLKNIDWHDISEAIPAFFTSIFMGFAYSITHGIATGFIFYTLVKIFKGQAGSVSAVIWVLDALFILNFISLAIL, encoded by the coding sequence ATGGACAAAGTTTTTAAGCTAAAAGAGCACGGAACAGATGTTCGGACTGAAATTACGGCAGGGTTAACAACCTTTTTTGCCATGTCCTATATCCTTTTTGTTAATCCGTCAATGCTGTCACAGACTGGTATGCCTGCTCAGGGTGTTTTTCTGGCAACAATCATTGGTGCTGTTGCCGGCACTTTGATGATGGCTTTTTATGCCAATATGCCCTATGCACAGGCACCCGGTATGGGACTCAATGCATTCTTTACTTACACCGTCGTATTTTCGCTGGGCTATAGCTGGCAGGAAGCCTTGGCAATGGTTTTCTTATGCGGTCTCATTTCTATTGTCATTACTGTTACTAAAGTTCGAAAAATGATTATTGAATCCATTCCGGCAGCTCTGAAGTCAGCCATTTCAGCTGGGATTGGTATTTTTCTGGCCTATGTTGGGATCAAAAATGCCGGGCTTCTGAAATTCTCCATTGATCCCGGGACATACAGTGTCAGCGGTGAAGGTGCAGAAGAAGGATTAGCCTCTATTACTGCCAATTCATCAGCAACTCCGGGGCTTGTCGAGTTTACTAATCCGGCTGTTATACTTGCCATTATCGGTTTAATCATCACCGCCTTCTTTGTGGTTAAAAATATCAAAGGAGGTGTGATTATCTCCATTGCCTTAACGACAGTCATTGCTATCTTAATTGGTGTCGTTGATCTCTCAACTGTGGATTTGGCTTCCAATAATGTCGGGACTGCATTTAAAGAATTACGTTCTATTTTTGGGGTAGCTTTAGGCAGCCAAGGTTTAGGCTCTTTATTTGGTGATACTGCCCGTATTCCGGAAGTTTTAATGGCTATTCTTGCTTTTTCTCTGACGGATATATTTGATACTATAGGGACTCTTATTGGGACTGGTGAAAAGGTAGGGATTATCAGGGCAGAAGAAGGCGGAAAAGGCACTAATGGTCTGGATCGGGCCCTCTTTTCAGATTTAGTGGGGACAACAGTCGGTGCCGTTGCCGGAACGTCAAATGTCACTACTTATGTTGAATCGGCAGCCGGTATCGGTGCCGGCGGACGGACGGGCTTAACGGCATTGGTTGTTGCTGTTCTTTTCGCTATTTCCAGCCTCTTTAGTCCTTTGCTGGCCATTGTTCCTAATGCAGCGACAGCCCCTATTCTCATTATCGTGGGGATAATGATGCTCTCAAATCTTAAAAATATTGACTGGCACGATATCAGTGAAGCCATTCCGGCTTTCTTCACTTCTATTTTTATGGGCTTTGCTTACAGCATTACACACGGTATTGCCACTGGTTTTATTTTCTATACACTTGTTAAAATTTTTAAAGGCCAAGCCGGCAGCGTTTCTGCTGTAATCTGGGTTTTAGATGCTCTCTTTATTCTTAATTTTATCAGTTTGGCTATTTTGTAA
- a CDS encoding PTS mannose/fructose/sorbose transporter subunit IIC translates to MSVISMILVVVVAFLAGLEGILDQFQFHQPLVACTLIGLVTGHLEAGVILGGTLQMIALGWANIGAAVAPDAALASVASAIIMVQGGDFTSKGISFAYTTAIPLAVAGLFLTMIVRTISVGLVHGADAAAKDGNFAIVERTHLIALLLQGLRIAVPAALLLAVPTSVVQGILEAMPEWLSGGMAVGGGMVVAVGYAMVINMMATREVWPFFAIGFALAALTDLTLIAMGTIGVALAFIYINLSKQGGNSGGNTGGSGDPIGDILEDY, encoded by the coding sequence ATGTCAGTTATTTCTATGATTTTAGTCGTTGTTGTTGCCTTCTTAGCAGGTCTTGAAGGTATCCTCGACCAATTCCAATTCCATCAACCGCTTGTTGCATGTACCCTCATCGGTCTTGTAACAGGGCACCTTGAAGCAGGTGTTATCCTTGGTGGTACTCTGCAAATGATCGCCCTTGGCTGGGCTAATATCGGGGCTGCTGTTGCTCCCGATGCTGCACTTGCTTCTGTCGCCTCTGCTATTATCATGGTTCAAGGTGGCGACTTCACCAGCAAAGGTATCAGTTTTGCTTATACAACAGCTATTCCTCTTGCCGTTGCAGGTCTTTTCCTTACCATGATTGTTCGTACAATCTCAGTTGGTTTGGTTCACGGTGCTGATGCGGCCGCTAAAGATGGAAACTTTGCTATTGTAGAACGCACTCACTTGATTGCTCTCCTCCTTCAAGGTCTTCGTATCGCTGTTCCTGCTGCACTCCTTCTTGCTGTACCAACATCAGTTGTACAAGGTATCTTGGAAGCTATGCCGGAATGGTTATCAGGCGGTATGGCTGTCGGTGGCGGTATGGTTGTTGCCGTAGGTTACGCTATGGTTATCAACATGATGGCTACTCGCGAAGTATGGCCATTCTTCGCCATTGGTTTTGCCCTTGCTGCACTGACCGATTTGACTCTGATCGCCATGGGTACAATCGGTGTCGCTCTTGCCTTTATCTATATCAACCTTTCTAAACAAGGTGGTAATAGCGGCGGAAATACTGGTGGGTCTGGCGACCCAATCGGTGACATCCTAGAGGATTACTAA
- a CDS encoding GNAT family N-acetyltransferase yields MTQKELLVEEARPDDAGAVIALIEQVLSETDFLTKFSEENVLTETEVAAFLSQKAESLNEICLTARLGNDLAGILIVSGDSHPLTAHIGYLFVAVLKNYWGYGIGQLLMEAALDWAEHSPFIRRLELTVQRRNKAAVHIYKKFGFMVEGIKKRGIKTENGEFLDVYLMGRLID; encoded by the coding sequence ATGACTCAAAAAGAATTACTGGTTGAAGAAGCCCGCCCTGATGATGCAGGTGCTGTTATTGCCCTCATAGAACAAGTTTTGTCGGAAACAGATTTTTTGACGAAATTTTCTGAAGAGAATGTGCTGACAGAAACTGAAGTAGCGGCCTTTCTTTCTCAAAAGGCAGAGAGCTTAAATGAAATTTGCCTGACAGCCAGGCTGGGCAATGACTTAGCCGGAATCCTGATTGTCTCCGGTGATTCTCATCCTCTGACAGCTCATATTGGCTATTTGTTTGTTGCTGTTTTAAAAAATTATTGGGGCTACGGTATCGGTCAGCTGCTGATGGAGGCGGCTCTTGACTGGGCTGAACACAGTCCCTTCATCCGGCGGCTGGAACTGACAGTACAGAGGCGAAATAAAGCCGCTGTCCATATTTATAAAAAGTTTGGCTTTATGGTAGAAGGTATTAAGAAACGCGGTATAAAAACAGAAAACGGAGAATTTCTTGATGTTTACCTGATGGGTAGACTCATAGATTAA
- the brpA gene encoding biofilm formation/cell division transcriptional regulator BrpA, translating to MKLGKKILLMLTAIILTTLVAAGIYVTDALSFSNSELAKTFKNYNTGSGSEAIQQTKPFSILLMGVDTGSADRDSQWEGNSDSMILVTVNPQTKSTTMTSLERDILITLSGPDDNDMTGAEAKLNAAYASGGAQMAIMTVQDLLDIDIDYYMQINMQGLVDLVDAVGGITVTNEFDFPISISENEPAYTATVEPGTHKINGEQALVYARMRYDDPDGDYGRQKRQREVIQKVMDKLLALNSVGSYKKILSAVSSNMQTNIELSTSTLPQLMNYSDALSNISSQQLKGEDVMLEGASYQVVTSEHLLEIQNRIKSELGLSENKEVKTTATVYENLYGSASDYDSGLDYSSSDDTAYSDSYSAESDYSYGQEQSNGAVDSSYYGYGY from the coding sequence ATGAAACTTGGAAAAAAAATTCTGCTCATGCTGACAGCTATTATTTTGACAACGCTCGTTGCTGCGGGGATTTATGTCACCGATGCCCTGAGTTTCTCTAACAGTGAGCTGGCAAAAACTTTTAAAAATTATAATACTGGGTCAGGAAGCGAAGCGATTCAGCAAACCAAACCTTTTTCGATTTTGCTGATGGGAGTAGATACCGGCAGTGCTGACAGAGACTCCCAATGGGAAGGCAACAGTGACTCGATGATTTTAGTTACTGTCAATCCACAGACAAAATCAACAACAATGACCAGTTTGGAACGGGATATTCTCATTACCCTGTCCGGTCCTGACGATAATGATATGACCGGAGCGGAAGCCAAATTAAACGCAGCTTACGCTTCAGGCGGTGCTCAGATGGCCATTATGACTGTTCAGGATTTGCTAGATATTGATATTGATTACTATATGCAAATCAACATGCAGGGCCTTGTAGACTTAGTTGATGCTGTCGGCGGTATTACGGTGACCAATGAATTTGATTTCCCTATTTCTATTTCAGAAAATGAACCAGCCTACACTGCGACTGTTGAACCCGGGACACATAAGATTAACGGTGAGCAGGCTTTGGTCTACGCTCGGATGCGCTATGATGATCCTGATGGCGATTACGGCCGTCAAAAACGGCAGCGTGAAGTCATTCAAAAAGTGATGGATAAACTGCTGGCTCTTAACAGTGTCGGTTCCTATAAGAAAATTCTTTCAGCTGTCAGCAGCAATATGCAGACTAACATTGAGCTTTCAACCAGTACGCTGCCCCAGTTGATGAATTATTCAGATGCGTTAAGCAATATATCTTCTCAGCAGCTAAAAGGAGAAGATGTTATGCTGGAGGGAGCTTCATATCAGGTGGTTACAAGTGAGCACCTGCTGGAAATTCAAAACCGCATCAAATCAGAATTAGGCCTGTCCGAAAATAAGGAAGTAAAAACAACAGCAACTGTTTACGAAAATCTTTACGGCTCTGCTTCTGATTATGACAGCGGCTTAGATTACAGCTCATCAGATGATACGGCTTACAGCGATAGCTATTCAGCTGAGAGTGACTATAGCTATGGTCAGGAGCAAAGCAATGGTGCTGTTGATTCCAGCTATTATGGCTATGGTTATTAA
- a CDS encoding HIT family protein, with protein MENCLFCKIAEGQIPSAKVYEDEHTLAFLDISQTTKGHMLLIPKKHVRNTLEMDEGLAQTVFARLPKLARALQKATKAGGMNIINNNEEIAGQTVFHAHIHLIPRYSTDDGLEIHFTAHDSDSSALNSLADDIRSEVGQ; from the coding sequence ATGGAAAACTGTCTTTTTTGTAAAATTGCAGAGGGTCAAATTCCCTCTGCCAAAGTTTATGAAGATGAGCATACATTGGCCTTTTTGGATATTTCCCAAACGACCAAAGGGCACATGCTTTTAATCCCTAAAAAACATGTGCGCAATACTCTTGAAATGGATGAAGGGCTGGCACAGACTGTTTTTGCCAGACTCCCTAAACTGGCACGTGCACTGCAAAAAGCGACCAAAGCCGGCGGAATGAACATCATCAACAATAATGAGGAGATAGCCGGGCAGACCGTCTTTCATGCCCATATCCACCTCATTCCCCGTTACAGCACAGATGATGGTCTGGAAATCCATTTCACTGCTCATGATTCGGACAGCTCAGCACTCAATTCTTTGGCTGATGACATCCGCAGTGAGGTGGGCCAATGA
- a CDS encoding ABC transporter ATP-binding protein, producing MLKIENLTGGYSRLPVLKDVSFSVKSGEVLGLIGLNGAGKSTTINEIIGLLTPFQGTISIDGMTLEQNQSAYRKKIGFIPETPVLYDELTLKEHFETMAMAYDIETSAALKRVQPYLELFRLDDKLDWFPAYFSKGMKQKVMIICAFLVDPELFIFDEPFLGLDPLAIADLSDLLADEKAKGKSILMSTHVLDSAEKMCDRFVILHKGEVRASGSLSELRRQFGDETASLNAIYMALTKEV from the coding sequence ATGTTAAAAATTGAGAACCTTACAGGCGGTTACAGCCGTCTTCCTGTTTTAAAAGATGTTTCTTTTTCGGTGAAATCCGGTGAAGTGCTGGGGTTAATCGGTTTAAACGGCGCAGGAAAATCCACAACAATTAATGAGATTATCGGGCTTTTGACCCCTTTTCAAGGAACAATAAGCATTGACGGGATGACTTTGGAGCAAAACCAGTCTGCCTACCGTAAAAAAATTGGTTTTATTCCCGAAACGCCGGTTCTCTATGATGAGTTAACTTTGAAAGAGCATTTTGAAACAATGGCTATGGCTTATGATATTGAAACGAGTGCAGCCTTAAAGCGGGTTCAGCCTTATTTGGAACTTTTTCGGTTAGATGATAAGCTGGATTGGTTTCCTGCCTATTTTTCCAAGGGAATGAAGCAGAAAGTCATGATTATTTGTGCTTTTTTGGTTGATCCTGAATTATTTATTTTCGATGAACCTTTTTTGGGGCTGGATCCTTTAGCAATAGCTGACCTAAGTGATCTGCTGGCCGACGAAAAAGCAAAAGGAAAATCGATTTTAATGAGTACACATGTCCTGGATTCTGCTGAAAAAATGTGCGACCGCTTTGTCATTTTACATAAGGGAGAGGTACGCGCTTCTGGGAGCCTATCTGAGCTCCGCAGACAGTTTGGGGATGAAACAGCAAGCTTAAATGCTATTTATATGGCTTTGACAAAAGAGGTGTGA